In Vibrio sp. FE10, the following are encoded in one genomic region:
- the ccmB gene encoding heme exporter protein CcmB — protein MISSMTMIIRRELLIAFRRQADIFNPLWFFIIVITLFPLSIGPEPNLLARIAAGIVWVAALLSALLSLERLFRDDFQDGALEQMMLMPIPLQLVVLSKVIAHWVLTGLPLILISPLLAVLLSLDFDTWLSVVLTLLVGTPALSFIGAIGVALTVGLQKGGVLLSLLILPLYIPILIFATSAIDAAALGVAYNGQLAVLGAMLMGAMTLTPFAISAALRVSVN, from the coding sequence ATGATCTCTTCAATGACAATGATCATTCGACGTGAACTGCTTATCGCATTTCGTCGTCAAGCGGACATTTTTAACCCACTGTGGTTTTTCATCATTGTAATTACCCTTTTTCCATTAAGCATTGGGCCAGAGCCAAACTTACTTGCGCGCATTGCAGCAGGCATCGTTTGGGTAGCCGCTTTACTCTCTGCATTGCTCTCTTTAGAGCGCTTGTTTCGCGATGATTTTCAAGACGGCGCCCTTGAGCAGATGATGCTGATGCCCATCCCGTTGCAGTTGGTAGTCTTGTCCAAGGTCATAGCACACTGGGTATTGACCGGGTTACCATTAATTTTGATTAGTCCGCTATTGGCGGTATTGCTGTCTTTGGATTTCGATACCTGGCTGTCGGTTGTTTTAACGTTATTGGTCGGTACACCTGCATTGAGCTTTATCGGTGCGATTGGTGTGGCTTTAACGGTAGGGCTCCAGAAGGGCGGTGTGCTGTTAAGCCTGTTAATTCTGCCGCTTTACATCCCCATTTTGATATTCGCGACGTCAGCGATTGACGCTGCGGCATTGGGCGTTGCGTACAACGGCCAGTTGGCGGTGCTTGGGGCGATGTTAATGGGTGCCATGACTCTGACACCTTTTGCGATCAGCGCCGCACTTAGAGTGAGTGTGAACTGA